A single Nitrospira sp. DNA region contains:
- a CDS encoding alpha-keto acid decarboxylase family protein, which translates to MTTHTIGTAVLDRLHRLGVRHMFGIPGDYVLGLYKLMESSPIQHVATTREDCAGFAADAYARINGIGALCVTYCVGGLNTVNAIACAYAERSPVVLLTGSPGLSERARNPYLHHMVREFSTQREVFEKMTVAAVSLEDPLTAEREMDRAFAALLRYRRPIYLEIPRDMVHVPLAYTSHKTSTVDEPTDKAALREALAEVRTMLESAKRPVILAGAEVGRFGLHDELTTLVERLNVPIASTLLGKSIIREDHPLYVGVYSGLVARDEVKEFVNQTDCLLILGSILSDVEDLDARSALFSDGHTIHATADRVAIKHHRYDSILFEDFVKGLAKASLPSFPSPQLPATAKPEEPMPPAQAAVSLHGVFRHLDTVLQEKTLVIADVGESLFASVDLHVHRRFEFLSPAYYTSMGFAVPAAIGAGFADPSLRPIVLVGDGAFQMTGSELATAVRYRQAPVVIVLNNHGYSTEREILEGPFNDIHEWRYERICELIGGGQGSRVSTHGEFVETLAKALADPSQPYVINVLLDPSDRSPAMMRLARRLAKRLSTDRP; encoded by the coding sequence ATGACCACACACACGATTGGCACCGCAGTTTTGGATCGACTTCATCGCCTGGGCGTCCGCCATATGTTCGGCATTCCCGGCGACTACGTACTGGGCCTCTATAAACTGATGGAGTCCTCGCCGATTCAACATGTGGCTACGACCCGGGAAGATTGCGCCGGCTTTGCCGCCGACGCCTACGCCCGCATCAACGGCATCGGTGCCCTCTGCGTCACCTATTGTGTCGGGGGACTCAACACCGTCAACGCGATTGCCTGTGCCTATGCCGAACGGTCACCGGTCGTGTTGCTGACCGGATCACCCGGCCTGTCGGAGCGGGCCCGCAACCCCTACCTCCATCACATGGTGCGCGAGTTTTCGACCCAGCGTGAGGTGTTTGAGAAAATGACGGTTGCGGCAGTCAGCCTGGAAGATCCGCTGACGGCAGAGCGTGAAATGGATCGCGCCTTTGCGGCACTGCTGCGGTATCGCCGCCCGATCTATCTCGAAATCCCTCGCGACATGGTGCATGTGCCGTTGGCGTACACGTCTCACAAGACCAGCACTGTGGACGAACCGACCGACAAGGCTGCATTGCGCGAAGCCCTGGCCGAAGTCCGCACCATGTTGGAATCGGCCAAACGTCCGGTGATTCTGGCGGGCGCCGAAGTCGGCCGGTTCGGACTCCACGATGAGCTGACCACCCTCGTCGAGCGATTGAATGTGCCGATCGCGTCAACGCTCCTCGGCAAGTCGATTATTCGGGAGGACCATCCGCTGTACGTCGGTGTCTACAGCGGCCTGGTGGCCCGCGATGAAGTGAAAGAGTTCGTCAACCAGACCGATTGCCTCCTGATCCTGGGATCAATTTTGTCCGACGTCGAAGATTTAGATGCCCGCAGCGCCCTGTTCTCCGATGGACACACCATCCATGCCACGGCGGATCGGGTGGCGATCAAGCATCATCGGTATGACTCCATTTTATTCGAGGATTTCGTGAAGGGATTGGCCAAGGCGTCACTGCCGTCGTTCCCCTCTCCACAGTTGCCGGCGACTGCCAAGCCCGAGGAGCCGATGCCGCCGGCCCAGGCCGCGGTCAGCCTGCATGGCGTATTCCGCCATCTCGATACCGTGCTGCAGGAAAAAACGCTCGTCATCGCCGACGTGGGGGAATCGCTCTTTGCCTCCGTCGACCTGCACGTCCACCGGCGCTTTGAATTTCTGTCGCCGGCTTACTATACGTCGATGGGCTTCGCCGTCCCGGCAGCCATCGGGGCAGGGTTCGCCGATCCGTCCCTCCGGCCCATCGTCCTCGTCGGGGATGGGGCGTTTCAAATGACGGGATCGGAACTGGCCACCGCCGTGAGGTATCGGCAGGCTCCGGTGGTCATCGTGTTGAATAATCATGGCTATTCCACCGAACGTGAGATTCTGGAAGGCCCGTTCAACGACATCCATGAATGGCGCTACGAACGGATCTGCGAACTCATCGGCGGCGGACAGGGCTCGCGGGTCTCCACCCATGGGGAATTCGTTGAAACGCTGGCCAAGGCCCTGGCCGATCCCAGCCAGCCCTACGTCATCAACGTTCTGCTGGATCCGTCGGACCGTTCCCCAGCCATGATGCGCCTCGCCAGACGGCTGGCCAAGCGACTCTCTACCGACCGACCGTAA